GAATAGCACTACGAACTGAACAAGCTGCAACTGCGTAATGTAGCGCTTCCACCACAAGTATTTCTGCACCTCGGGCCCCAGAGAGCTGAGGAAGTAGTATGTGTACATCACCACGTGCACGGCGCCGTTGATGACCGCAAAGGCCGTCGCCTGGCCATCCGCACCGTAGGTGATTCCGAACCACCCGTTGAAGGCGACCATGGTGTGATGTACGACGTGCAGAAAGGATACGTGTGAATCCTTCTTGCGGAGCACGAAGAAGAAGGTGTCCAGGAAGTCGAGTATCCTGACCATCGTGTACCACCAGTAGAGGTTCAGCAGATGCATGGTGCCTTCGTCCCTGGCGTCGAAGTCTATGCCCTGGCAGATCGGGCTGTAACCAATGCGGATGTACGCGGTTGTGAAGAAAGCGTAGACGTAGTAAGCACTGCACACCACCATGAAGGCATTGTAGAACGTGATGAGCGGCTTGATGCCGTCGTACGGCTTGCGGTTCTTCATGAACCGCGGGCCGCCCACCTTAACGATGTAGATGTAAGCGACGAGCAGAAGCGTTATCAGCTGCTTGTTGCCCGAAAAGTACCACTGAGTGGTGCGAGGGTCCCGCGGCAGATAAACGGAGGGCCGTCGTTGGCTGTGATCGATGCCGTCGCCATCGTGGCCCTACTGCGCAGAGACGAGCGCCGTAGTCTGCTCGCAGCCCTTAGGTCTTCTCCTCACCGAGCGACGCGCGAGTTGTCGCTTTTATGGCCTCTCCACCGAGGCATAACACTCCATTACAGAGCCCaccacaaaaatgaaaaaaaaagtcgggAGTACTCCGACGATCTCGCAGGGGAGGAGGGTGAACGTTGTCCGAAGCGATGGCATATAGAAAGTTAGGAAGAAATGCATTTGCTGCTTTTGGAGAGGCTGTCACGCCCTGTTGCCCGAGGCGCAGGTAATGTAGCCTTCTCATT
This window of the Rhipicephalus sanguineus isolate Rsan-2018 chromosome 2, BIME_Rsan_1.4, whole genome shotgun sequence genome carries:
- the LOC119381686 gene encoding elongation of very long chain fatty acids protein AAEL008004, with the protein product METASMTANDGAPFFLPRDPRTAHWYFSGNKPLITLLIVAYVYIVKVGGPRFMKNRKPYDGIKPLITFYNAFMVVCSAYYVYAFFTTAYIRIGYSPICQGIDFDARDEGTMHLLNLYWWYTMVRILDFLDTFFFVLRKKDSHVSFLHVVHHTMVAFNGWFGITYGADGQATAFAVINGAVHVVMYTYYFLSSLGPEVQKYLWWKRYITQLQLVQFVVLFVHSLMPFFFNCNYPRSHTYITMSQAAFFFGLFMNFYVQSYQKKTHVATKSVANGKMH